ACGCAGACAACTTGTAAATGACCTAACCAACAAGTATGTCAAACGTACAAAAGGCACCCAGGCGCTCTCAACATCGCTAGGTCGCTTGCTCTTGCACCCAGTATGGGGCAGTTTGATTAGTTTTGCCGTTTGTTATTTGATCTTCTACCAGATGCTTGGTGTTTGGATTGCCGGCAATCTGGTAGATATAACAGAAAAACAAACCATGAAAGTCTACTACGAGCCCTTTGTGCGCAGACTGGCTGCTAATGTTTTTCCTGATACGATAACAATCAAAGACAAACAATTTGCTTTTGCCCAAGGTACTCTGGCTGAGCCAACCAAAGCAAAAGAGCTGGACGAAGCAATAAAGACGGTCAAAAGGCGATGAGATTGAGTTTGATTTTTGGTCTTTTAGAACACCAATGGCTTATCTGGGCAATATCATAGTCGGCGAGTATGGTCTTGCCACTTTGACTGTGACTTATCTGCTCGGTCTGCTTATGCCGCTAGTAATAGGCTTTTACCTCGGTCTCTCACTCATGGAAGACTCAGGCTATTTGCCACGACTGGCGGTGCTGGTAGATCGCATGATGAATAAAATTGGGCTCAATGGCAGAGCAATTATCCCGCTAATACTCGGGCTAGGCTGTGTCACCATGGCCACCATCACAACAAGACTATTAACTAGCAAAAGAGAAAAAATAATAGCCACAGCATTGCTTGGTGTCGCAATACCCTGCTCAGCACAGCTCGGTGTGGTATCAGGGACACTGGCCAGAGCTGGTGGTGCAGCAGCTTGGGCAGTCTATCTCACCATGGTGGTGGGCATCCTCGCTGTCACGGGATTGCTACTAAATATGGTGCTACCAGGCAAGTCTACTGGTCTCATGATTGACTTGCCACCAATGAGACTGCCACGTCTGGATAATGTGCTCTCCAAGACTTGGAAAAAATCCTGGAACTTTTTGGTCGATGCCACACCGATGTTTTTCTTAGCAGGTTTTGTCGTCAGCCTGGCCCAGATGTTTGGCATCCTCGATATGTTTATCAAAGTCTTGCAACCTATTGTGGTGCACTGGCTCAATCTCCCGGCCGATCCGCGCATACCAACGACTTTTATCCTCGGTATAGTACGTCGCGATTTTGCCTCATTTGGTCTGACCGAAGTCCCACTGACTCCAGTCCAGGCAGTCACTGCCATGATTGTAATTACGCTATTTGTGCCCTGCATTGCCACTGTTGGCGTGATGATCAAAGAGCGCGGACCAAAGATTGCCCTCTCCATCTGGGTGGGCTCCTGGCTAGCAGCCTTTGCCATTGGCGGCGTCACAGCCAGGGTGCTGCCTTTTATCTTTGGGGCCCTGGGCGTCAGATAGATAGTTACAAAATATTGGAAAATTTTTCCACTCTTCTGACATAAGCCAGGGCTGTGTTAGTATAGGCAACACCCTCAAATGGTTATGGCAGGCGTCGCCAAGTGGTTAAGGCTCCGGTTTGTGGTACCGGCATACGGGGGTTCAACTCCCCTCGTCTGCCCCATATCCTTTGAATAGCCAACCCTGTTGGACATTCAACAATCAACAAAACAGAATCCCGGGAAACATCCCGGGATTTGTTGCTTTTAGGTGCTAGATGATGCAACTAATTGCCTTGGCTTTGAAACCTCAAAACTATCTCTAAGCTTCTGCTCATACTGGTTAGTGGCAGCATCAATCCAGCCAGCGTAATGACGGATCAAAGTATCGATTGTCGAGTGACCAATGATCTTGGCAATATATGGGATTGGTAGATTCTCAATGATGCAGCGAGTGACAAAGGTATGTCTGAGCTGATAGCTCGGGCGGTGGCGTAAGCCAGCCTTCTTAAGTGCACGTTTCCATACTTCATCCATGTGCTTGTCGATTGGCTTGCCATTGCGATTAGTGAATAGATAATCGTCAAGACTCACTACCCTGGATTGTTTGAGCAGCAGTAGCTCATTCTCAATCTGAGGCATCATTGGTATTACCCTGTCGCCTGAGGCTGTCTTGGGCAATCCCTCATGCCCTCTGACTCTACCCTTGGTGATACTGATCTTCTTTGATCTCCAGTCGATATCAGACCAGCGCAATGCCTGCATCTCGTTTGGTCTGGCACCAGTATATGCAAGCGCGGTGAAGAAAGCCCGGTAATGTGGAGTTACGCAAGATAGTGCAAGACTAAGCTCCTCATCAGTGAGCGGATCAATTTTAGTCTTAGGCTCTTGCAATCTACGCACTGACTCTGACGGGTTGCGATCTATACGACCGGCTCTTTTTTCTTGCTCCAGTATGCTCCTCATGAGCTGCATCACTGTATTGATTCGACTCTGAGACAAAGGCTTACCAGCAGCGGTCAAATGATTACCAAGCTCAATCTGAAACTTACGCAATTTTGAATCAGTAATGTCTTTAAGAGTCTGCTTACCAAAGGTAGGCAGCAGGTGACTAGAGAGGATGTGCGTGTATGCACTGATGGATGACTTCTTATAGTCTGCTCTCTCATCCATGTAGTCTTGAGCAGCATCAGCAAAAGTGCGCGGTCGCTCAGCTCGTTTAAACTTATCGAAACCAAGCCAGCCCTGAGAGCTATTTTTAGCAGCTTTGATCTCTCGCTTTACCTGAGCCAATGCCAACTCAGCAGAGCGCTTATCCGGTCCTATTACCTTTTCATGATCTCGCCCGTAGTGCTCAACCCGTATGTAATAGTTGCCTGTTTTTTTTGTTGAGATGTACGCCCATTACATTTTGTCCTCTTTTGATTTCTTCTCTCTATACACCTTATAACGGGGGCAATCCGCGCAAGTTTTGGCCTGCTTTGAGCGCAAGTTTGGCTTGCCACATCGAGGGCAATACCGTATTAGTTTTCGTTGCCCTAGCGCACGTCGAAACAATTCCATGACCATTAAATTCCATGGACAATCAAGACTTATACCTTCCCTTAAAACGAAATCCGATTTGCCTGATGGTTTCCAAACTAAAGTGGGATGGATGTTAGACAAACTAACATCAAGCAAAGCCTTTAAAGTCTTTCGAATAACTAGCTTTGACCAAAACGCAGATTTACTGCACCATTCATCATGGCTAATCTCAAAGGCACTATCAATACGTATGACTGGAACAAGCTCAGGAAATCCATCAGGCTGGAAGTACTTTAAACTCTCCCCAAAACTTGACAGCTCAAATCTGATTACTGATTTGGCTTTGCTAGCCGTTTCATACCGCTTCCAAAAACCTAAAACGAGCTTCTCACCATCATCCAAAGTATTGCTCCTTCTTTTAAGTGCTTGCGCGTAGATGGCGGAAAAAGCAATCCAAAAATCTGTCGAAGGTCTTATTTTTTTTAGATACTTGATTAAAGGCTCAGATTGACTAAGGTTATACAGCGCAGCCATACAGGCATCGGTAGGCATAACAATTGAATGATTCACGTACATGTCTAGAGAAGCAGCTTCATCATTGGATAGATCTATCAGAAGCTGAATCGCTCTGCAAGTTGCGGCCAAAGAAATCATATCCTCGACGCTCAAGTCACCAAAAGACTGTGTAAGCCTAACCGGTAACCCGAATAATTCTAAAAAACGCAATACAAGATACCTCATCCTCACACCAAGAAATTTTTCCAACATATCAGTGCTCAGACTCTCCTCAAGCTTGTAAAACTTGTTGCTCGGAGCGCATTTTAAATAACGTCCATGTTCGTTGCGCCAAGCCTTGCAATCCTCAAAATAAGACCAATAAAAGCCTCAAAATCCGGCAACACTTGACGGGGTCTTACTTTCGGCATTACTTGCTACACTTCCGCTACGGTTGTTATCGAATAGACTGCTATACCCGCATTATATTACCTCTCGTTGCAACTGACTACCTGCGACACGAGACATACAATCGGAGTTTTAGACATGACAAATGAGTATAGTAGCGAGACTAATAAATCAGATAAGCCTTTAGTTACCGATGTTGCTGGCTTCGCTTCTGCTGTCGACATCTCCAAGCGCACAGCTTGGTCGATCATTCATAAGCGTCAAATACCACACATTCGCATCGGTCGCAGCGTAAAGATTACCCTGACTGCGATTGACGATTTCTTACAGAAACGGACCATTGCCTCCTTTGAATCGGGGAGGGAAAGCTAATGCACTCAATTTTTGAGGCTCGTCAAGCCATTGAGGATTACGAGATATTGGCCGGTCACGCTCTCGATGCCGTCGAAAGCTACGGGCGACCTGGCGCAGACCAAAAACTCAACACCGCCAAAACATTTTTGAACGAACTACTAGAAAGACTCGCTATGCAAGCGATTCGCCTCTCCGAAGGACTAGATTAATGAGGCAAGAACTTCTTTCTCCCCTTATGGACTTAATGTGGAAATCGCGAGGACGATTCCAAGACTATGTGCGCGAGCAAATCAAGCACGCTATTGAGGCTGAGCAATACAGCCAGCAAATAGAGAACTTGCTTAGACTTACCAGCGCATTGCGTGCTGGTGGACACATCCCCGAGGATCTGAATAATGAATAATTACATTCATCTTGGCGCAATTGCTGCTATATCCGGCGTCAGAGAGTCGCACCTGCTTCGATATCCCGCACTAAAAGCAAAGCAACTCAATGACATCAATGGACAGCTAATCGTCCCGTCAGATTTAGCCGTTGAATTGCTTTGCCAGGTAAAGACCAAAACTGTTGCAGCTGCAATAGTGAAGGATTATCTTGTCGCATTGCTGGCTGACTTCGACCGTTTCAGCGACGACCTGGAGCTACTAGCCGATGGTTTCGAGGATTTGTCAAAAGTCGTAAAAGCATTTACACAAGAGTCAGACAAATGATCAGCGTAGACGCGCTAAAGGGTTTTGAGCGGGACATCCTTACTCGTTTTGGTATCGACTCAACCCCCAGACAGAACAAACCTTGTCCATCGTGCGGGGACGGGATAGATTCACTCTATTTCCAGATGGTCGCTTTTACTGTCGCGGCTGTGGATATGGTGACGCATTGGATCTAATTCAGAAAGTACACAACTATGATCTCAAAACAGTTTTGACGATGCTGGACACTGGAGCCCAGTGGGTAGCACCAAGACCGGCAGAAGTAGCAAAGCCAAAACGCGATACAACCCAGTGGCGTATAGAGCAGATCCTAAAAGACACAACCTCTATCACCAGCGAGACAGTTGCTTATTCGTATCTGACTCAAGCTAGGGGCTTCGCACCAGACGCGATACCGACAGAGCTACTAGCTCATTCTGGTATCGACTATTGGCAAGAGGTCACGCCTGGCAATTGGGAGCCTGTTGAAAGATTAGCCACCATGGTCGCACCAGTCAGAGATATTGATGACAAAGTTATTGCTCTCCATATCACTTACTTAAATCCTGATGGCAGCAAGACACATCTACAGCCCGCCAAGAAGTTGATAGGGTCGATCAAAGGTGGCGCTATTAGACTCCATAAGCAGGCGACAAGTTAGGACTTGCTGAGGGCATAGAAACAGCGCTGGCTTGCAATCAACTATATGGGCTACCTGTATGGGCGGTCGTGTCAGCCTCATTCATGCCACTGGTAAATCACCGTCTGATGTAAATGACATTTATATTTTGCTGACAATGACTCAAACCATGCCGGGCAAAGAGCCGCCAAGAAACTGGCTCAACGGTTATTAGAAGAAAAGCGAAAGGTCCGAGTCCCAATAACTCCGACCTCTCAGGATACCGATTTTTATGACGTTTGGAGAAACCATGAACAACCACATCTTACACCAAAGCCTTGACTTTGTGCCACTACTGGAGGAGCCACAACCACCAGCAGTACCGCAAGAGCAATCATTCCCTGTACTGCATAGTGACGCAATGCATGGGTTAGCTGGCGATGTTGTGGCAGCTTGCACAAAAGACACCGAGGCTACCCCGCCAGGAGTGCTGTTTTATTTTTTACTTCGCTTTGGTTGCCAGATCGGTGCCTTCCCATACGTACCAGTTGGAGAAGAAAAACACCACGCCAGACTAAACGTAGTGCTAGTTGGTAAGTCTGCTAAAGCTCGCAAGGGTACTAGTATGCGAC
Above is a window of Candidatus Obscuribacter sp. DNA encoding:
- a CDS encoding ferrous iron transporter B yields the protein MAYLGNIIVGEYGLATLTVTYLLGLLMPLVIGFYLGLSLMEDSGYLPRLAVLVDRMMNKIGLNGRAIIPLILGLGCVTMATITTRLLTSKREKIIATALLGVAIPCSAQLGVVSGTLARAGGAAAWAVYLTMVVGILAVTGLLLNMVLPGKSTGLMIDLPPMRLPRLDNVLSKTWKKSWNFLVDATPMFFLAGFVVSLAQMFGILDMFIKVLQPIVVHWLNLPADPRIPTTFILGIVRRDFASFGLTEVPLTPVQAVTAMIVITLFVPCIATVGVMIKERGPKIALSIWVGSWLAAFAIGGVTARVLPFIFGALGVR
- a CDS encoding site-specific integrase, with translation MAQVKREIKAAKNSSQGWLGFDKFKRAERPRTFADAAQDYMDERADYKKSSISAYTHILSSHLLPTFGKQTLKDITDSKLRKFQIELGNHLTAAGKPLSQSRINTVMQLMRSILEQEKRAGRIDRNPSESVRRLQEPKTKIDPLTDEELSLALSCVTPHYRAFFTALAYTGARPNEMQALRWSDIDWRSKKISITKGRVRGHEGLPKTASGDRVIPMMPQIENELLLLKQSRVVSLDDYLFTNRNGKPIDKHMDEVWKRALKKAGLRHRPSYQLRHTFVTRCIIENLPIPYIAKIIGHSTIDTLIRHYAGWIDAATNQYEQKLRDSFEVSKPRQLVASSST
- a CDS encoding helix-turn-helix domain-containing protein, with translation MTNEYSSETNKSDKPLVTDVAGFASAVDISKRTAWSIIHKRQIPHIRIGRSVKITLTAIDDFLQKRTIASFESGRES